A section of the Clostridium omnivorum genome encodes:
- a CDS encoding AAA family ATPase, with protein MKEEIDKKLGRMAIFVSSKGGVGKTVISVNVAAALASKGFSTCIIDGSFQFGDVNLALDIQPRYTISDLAQKGEELEEIKISDYLYNHDSGLKVLSAPLKPELADLITPDMIPVICDKLREDNEYLIVDLTTGISEISLNFIEMADLVFIVTDLELSALRNTKTMLKTFEKLNMESKLRVVVNRSDTETLTKASQVPDILETNDIIYVMNNFKVVTKSLNIGIPFVISKPKEKITSDIISISKEFNMDSSQSRRRRKRKSGLMGILAR; from the coding sequence ATGAAAGAGGAAATTGATAAAAAACTAGGCAGAATGGCAATTTTTGTAAGTAGTAAAGGGGGTGTAGGTAAAACTGTAATTTCAGTTAACGTTGCAGCAGCACTTGCCTCCAAAGGCTTTTCTACCTGTATTATAGATGGCAGCTTTCAGTTTGGAGACGTAAATCTTGCTCTTGACATACAGCCAAGGTACACAATTAGTGATTTGGCACAAAAGGGAGAAGAATTAGAAGAAATAAAGATTTCAGATTACCTTTATAATCATGACAGCGGATTAAAGGTACTTTCTGCACCTTTAAAGCCGGAACTGGCTGACTTGATAACTCCTGACATGATTCCTGTAATATGCGACAAGCTGCGTGAAGATAATGAATATTTGATTGTGGATCTTACTACAGGAATTTCAGAAATAAGCTTAAATTTCATAGAGATGGCTGACCTAGTCTTTATAGTTACGGATTTAGAACTTTCTGCTCTAAGAAATACAAAAACAATGCTTAAGACTTTTGAAAAATTAAATATGGAAAGCAAACTAAGAGTTGTAGTAAATAGATCAGATACCGAAACCTTAACAAAGGCATCCCAAGTCCCAGACATACTTGAGACTAATGATATTATTTACGTAATGAATAATTTTAAGGTGGTTACCAAATCCCTTAATATTGGTATTCCCTTCGTAATTAGCAAGCCAAAGGAAAAGATAACCTCTGATATAATATCCATTTCCAAGGAATTTAATATGGATAGTTCTCAATCAAGAAGAAGAAGAAAAAGAAAGAGCGGATTAATGGGAATCTTGGCACGATAA
- the cpaB gene encoding Flp pilus assembly protein CpaB, translating into MKSKIILIVALVFAIITTVLFSNYVKNLDNKYKNDKNLVKVVVLKQNAKKGQKITSDMLEIKAYSANSILPEAVKSTKDIDGSYALMDMKAGEELFADRFSNQANEKEFLSRKVKEGFRAISIEANFVESVSTLIEPDDCVDILFNEKTQGGTINTQTLLENVKVLAVGKRMVESSNNTVVEGAKNAAKGAQEAANPAQAEYSSITLELNPDQIKVIDNADERGNLKFVLRSKFEKKQ; encoded by the coding sequence GTGAAATCAAAAATTATATTAATTGTAGCATTGGTATTTGCTATTATTACTACAGTTTTATTTAGCAACTACGTTAAGAACTTAGATAATAAGTATAAAAATGATAAGAATTTGGTTAAGGTGGTTGTATTAAAACAGAATGCAAAAAAGGGTCAGAAAATTACAAGTGATATGCTGGAAATTAAAGCCTATAGTGCAAATTCAATTCTGCCTGAGGCAGTTAAAAGTACAAAAGACATCGATGGCAGCTATGCACTTATGGATATGAAGGCAGGAGAAGAGCTTTTTGCAGACAGATTTTCAAATCAAGCAAATGAAAAGGAATTTTTATCAAGAAAGGTTAAAGAAGGATTCAGAGCAATTTCTATTGAAGCAAATTTTGTAGAATCTGTTTCTACTCTTATAGAACCAGATGATTGTGTAGATATATTATTTAATGAAAAAACTCAAGGGGGAACAATAAATACACAGACCCTTTTAGAGAATGTAAAAGTTTTAGCAGTTGGCAAAAGAATGGTAGAGTCCTCGAATAATACAGTAGTAGAAGGTGCTAAAAATGCGGCTAAAGGGGCTCAAGAGGCAGCAAATCCAGCTCAAGCTGAATATAGTTCAATAACCTTAGAATTGAATCCTGACCAAATAAAAGTTATAGATAACGCTGATGAGAGAGGAAATTTGAAGTTTGTTTTAAGAAGCAAATTTGAAAAGAAGCAATAA
- a CDS encoding TadE/TadG family type IV pilus assembly protein, producing MIKKFKLYKEESGAGLVWFAITFVIIIFMTGLAIDGGRLFLSKIDLRKTANAAALSGAQELTESASRITNVVNEILTENKEESSLKQLLIKPNNENKITVTLEKNVPMYFMKIFGIKYTPVQVASSAAIFPMAETKGAVPFGISKDTQFEFMKEYTLKVDAGDSSTGNFGIMALAGTGGRLYEDALKYGYNDSLKAGDIIDTQTGNVEQKTIKGVNYRIDNSPYTEYAEDHRDDPRIVAILVYEPYQVSTNQLKSIKIDGFAFFYLTQPMSSSDSTVKGYFIRKTGTGYGNSNVLDKGAYAIKLVE from the coding sequence TTGATAAAAAAATTTAAATTATATAAAGAAGAGAGCGGAGCAGGTTTAGTATGGTTTGCAATAACCTTCGTAATTATTATTTTTATGACAGGCTTAGCAATTGATGGTGGAAGGCTATTTTTAAGTAAGATTGATCTTAGAAAAACTGCAAATGCAGCTGCTTTATCAGGGGCTCAGGAACTTACTGAAAGTGCCAGCAGAATTACAAATGTGGTAAATGAAATACTTACAGAAAACAAAGAAGAGAGCAGCTTAAAACAATTACTTATTAAACCCAATAATGAAAACAAAATTACTGTTACGCTTGAAAAGAATGTGCCAATGTACTTTATGAAAATATTTGGCATTAAATATACCCCTGTACAGGTTGCTTCTTCTGCTGCAATTTTTCCAATGGCTGAAACTAAAGGAGCTGTACCTTTTGGTATAAGTAAGGATACACAATTCGAATTTATGAAGGAGTATACCTTAAAGGTAGACGCAGGAGATTCATCAACTGGTAATTTTGGTATAATGGCTCTTGCTGGTACAGGTGGAAGGCTCTATGAGGATGCTCTAAAGTATGGTTACAATGATAGCCTTAAAGCTGGTGATATTATTGATACACAAACAGGTAATGTTGAACAGAAAACCATTAAAGGTGTCAACTATAGAATAGATAATTCGCCTTATACTGAGTATGCAGAGGACCATAGGGATGACCCTAGAATAGTTGCTATCTTAGTTTATGAACCATATCAAGTTTCAACAAATCAGTTAAAGTCAATTAAAATTGATGGCTTTGCTTTCTTTTACTTAACACAGCCTATGAGTTCAAGTGATTCAACAGTAAAAGGATATTTTATAAGAAAAACTGGCACAGGATATGGAAACAGTAATGTTTTGGACAAAGGAGCATACGCAATAAAATTAGTGGAGTAG
- a CDS encoding TadE/TadG family type IV pilus assembly protein codes for MKKKKGQALVETALIIPILIIFLCMIIDTGRIIYAECRLNLICQESARIASFGGGETQITNYAYSKLDSNSAATLNVSMDPYNASERKSGTNVTVKLSVDLKYITPLAKLFFSSPFKAKAQSTIRIE; via the coding sequence ATGAAAAAGAAGAAAGGACAAGCGCTTGTAGAAACTGCATTAATAATACCAATACTAATAATATTTTTATGCATGATTATTGATACAGGAAGAATTATATATGCAGAGTGTAGATTAAATTTGATATGTCAGGAGTCCGCACGAATTGCTAGTTTTGGAGGAGGAGAAACCCAAATAACTAATTATGCCTATAGTAAGCTTGATTCAAATTCAGCTGCTACTCTTAATGTAAGTATGGATCCATATAATGCTTCAGAAAGAAAATCCGGGACTAATGTAACAGTTAAATTAAGTGTTGATTTAAAATATATAACTCCCCTAGCAAAACTCTTTTTTTCCTCACCCTTTAAGGCAAAAGCCCAATCAACAATACGTATTGAATAG
- a CDS encoding A24 family peptidase: MIFDILLIMTLVICCITDLKVRKIYNKIIFPVLFSVLLLHLILNGFSGLKVSVIGFATGIGILIIPFILGGFGAGDVKLLALIGALKGGIFAINTALYMCIIGGAIALIIIIFHKETINFFKSFIYFLYGLLTGHHYKVVFSTTPFIKKFPYSVAIAGGAIISLFLKGAIII; this comes from the coding sequence GTGATATTTGATATCCTTCTTATTATGACTTTAGTTATATGCTGCATAACGGACTTAAAGGTTAGAAAAATATATAATAAAATTATTTTTCCAGTATTATTTTCTGTACTTCTACTTCATTTAATTCTTAATGGGTTTTCTGGATTGAAAGTATCTGTTATTGGATTTGCCACTGGCATTGGAATTTTAATTATACCATTTATATTAGGCGGTTTTGGAGCAGGTGATGTAAAACTTTTAGCACTGATTGGCGCTTTAAAAGGTGGTATTTTTGCCATTAATACAGCCTTATATATGTGTATAATAGGCGGGGCAATTGCACTTATAATAATTATTTTTCATAAAGAAACAATAAACTTTTTTAAAAGTTTTATTTATTTTTTATATGGACTACTTACTGGACATCATTATAAAGTAGTATTTTCAACAACACCCTTTATAAAAAAATTTCCTTACAGCGTAGCAATAGCTGGAGGTGCCATTATAAGTCTTTTCTTGAAGGGGGCAATTATTATATGA
- a CDS encoding Flp family type IVb pilin has translation MLNTVKRLMIEEEGQGMTEYALVLGVIAIGCIALITAFSGQLKAAWTNIQNNLGNAIQTGTTPTP, from the coding sequence ATGTTAAACACAGTTAAAAGATTAATGATTGAAGAAGAAGGACAAGGTATGACTGAATACGCACTTGTATTAGGAGTTATAGCAATAGGCTGTATAGCTCTTATAACAGCTTTCAGTGGTCAGCTCAAAGCAGCTTGGACTAATATTCAAAATAACTTAGGAAATGCTATACAAACAGGAACTACACCAACTCCATAA
- a CDS encoding Flp family type IVb pilin, with product MFNLVSRLLTEEEGQGMTEYALVLGVIAIGTIALITAFSGQVKTAWTNIKNNLGSAVETNTATTP from the coding sequence ATGTTTAATCTAGTTAGCAGATTATTAACTGAAGAAGAAGGACAAGGTATGACTGAATATGCACTAGTATTGGGAGTTATTGCAATAGGAACCATAGCACTTATCACTGCTTTCAGTGGACAAGTTAAAACAGCATGGACCAATATTAAAAATAACTTAGGTAGTGCAGTAGAAACCAACACTGCAACTACACCATAA
- a CDS encoding Flp family type IVb pilin, whose translation MLDFIKRFITEERAQGVTEYALALGVIIIATIALISTFSGSIQTAWTNRTNGLGTSVVNATAPVP comes from the coding sequence ATGCTCGATTTTATAAAGAGATTTATAACTGAAGAAAGAGCACAAGGGGTGACTGAGTATGCACTGGCATTAGGAGTTATTATAATAGCGACGATAGCACTTATTTCAACTTTCAGTGGGAGTATACAAACAGCTTGGACTAATAGAACAAATGGACTAGGAACCTCAGTGGTCAATGCCACTGCCCCTGTTCCCTAA
- a CDS encoding DUF192 domain-containing protein, whose translation MKHMIKNITKNEDICKNVIVANNFLKRLKGLMFTKELSSDTSMYINHCNQIHTFFMNYNIDVLYLDKNSVIIEINENMKPGKIGKKVKDAVAVVELQGGKISKSNLKVGQAVIIC comes from the coding sequence ATGAAACATATGATTAAAAATATAACAAAAAATGAAGATATATGTAAAAATGTAATTGTTGCCAATAACTTCTTAAAAAGACTAAAAGGTTTGATGTTTACTAAGGAGCTTTCTTCAGATACATCTATGTATATAAATCACTGTAATCAAATACATACTTTTTTCATGAATTATAATATCGATGTTCTCTATTTAGACAAAAACAGTGTAATCATAGAAATTAATGAAAATATGAAGCCAGGGAAAATAGGAAAAAAGGTTAAGGATGCAGTGGCAGTAGTTGAACTGCAAGGTGGTAAAATTTCAAAATCCAACTTAAAAGTTGGGCAAGCTGTTATAATTTGTTAA
- a CDS encoding response regulator produces the protein MKAAEISVLIADDHELIREGLKKLMSLEDDLKLVGEARDGEEAIGISKKNKVDVMVLDFNMPKINGIEVMKMLKEEGKDIKVIILTIENDRRTLNQAIEMGADGYVLKESSGIEIVNAIRTVYGGEKYIDKTLVSLLFSQIKKKDKGVQNIIDSLTKREMEILIKLSKGLSNKEIGQQLYLSEKTVKNYVSNIFKKINTDDRVKATIFALENRIESYYNSVS, from the coding sequence ATGAAAGCAGCAGAGATTAGTGTATTAATAGCCGATGACCATGAGTTAATTAGAGAAGGACTCAAAAAGCTTATGAGTTTGGAAGATGATTTAAAACTGGTTGGAGAAGCTCGTGACGGTGAAGAAGCAATAGGGATATCTAAGAAAAATAAAGTCGATGTTATGGTGCTGGATTTTAATATGCCTAAAATTAATGGCATTGAGGTTATGAAAATGCTAAAAGAAGAGGGAAAAGATATTAAAGTAATTATTCTTACAATTGAAAATGATAGAAGAACATTAAATCAAGCAATCGAAATGGGGGCTGATGGATATGTTCTTAAGGAATCAAGTGGTATAGAGATAGTAAATGCCATAAGGACTGTATATGGTGGTGAAAAGTATATTGATAAAACTTTAGTTTCTTTACTTTTTTCACAAATAAAAAAGAAAGACAAAGGAGTTCAAAATATTATAGATTCTTTAACAAAGCGAGAAATGGAAATTTTAATAAAGCTTTCAAAAGGTTTAAGTAATAAGGAAATAGGTCAACAGTTATATTTGTCAGAAAAAACTGTTAAAAACTACGTATCTAACATTTTTAAGAAAATTAATACTGATGATCGAGTTAAAGCTACAATATTTGCACTAGAAAATAGAATAGAAAGTTATTATAATTCAGTATCATAA
- a CDS encoding sensor histidine kinase, with translation MKSEDFHIDSINKITKKIIGEISSSRKIIVEIVDTLRKEHEKLKAELVEVKSNMSLVINEVDKLGLEDVAMRQRLAEVSANFDKYTELDIKHAYEEASEVRIKYFGKQNEEKNLREKRTSLEIAFKKSLENINQAEKVVNQVSIALGYLEGDLLPVIENSDKSSEMYMGIKILEAQENERKRIAKDIHDGPAQHMANVVMKVDICEKFINMDIEKALNELSDLKTAVKAALKEVRNIIYDLRPMLLEEVGLNQTINDTVVTILKDTKIEVEFTLKPVKKEIEPIIQVAVYRIVQEVFNNIKKHSYAMHAKVKLDFGTKYLILIISDDGIGFDVKETLKKVRCNAESFGLIGIHDRVYQLQGELKIKSSLGSGTICIIKLPINREVIKDESSRD, from the coding sequence GTGAAAAGTGAAGATTTTCATATTGATTCCATCAATAAAATTACAAAAAAAATAATAGGAGAAATAAGTTCTAGCAGGAAAATAATTGTTGAAATTGTAGATACTTTAAGAAAAGAACATGAAAAATTAAAAGCTGAATTGGTTGAAGTTAAAAGTAATATGAGCCTTGTAATAAATGAGGTTGATAAGCTTGGGCTTGAGGATGTAGCAATGAGGCAGAGATTAGCAGAAGTATCAGCAAACTTTGATAAATATACTGAGCTTGATATTAAACATGCTTATGAGGAGGCATCTGAAGTAAGAATTAAATATTTTGGAAAGCAAAATGAAGAAAAAAATTTAAGAGAGAAAAGGACAAGCTTAGAAATTGCTTTTAAAAAGTCTCTTGAAAATATAAATCAAGCAGAAAAGGTAGTTAATCAAGTAAGCATTGCACTAGGATATTTAGAAGGTGATCTATTACCTGTTATAGAAAACTCGGATAAAAGTTCAGAAATGTATATGGGAATTAAAATACTTGAGGCTCAGGAAAATGAAAGAAAAAGAATAGCAAAAGATATTCATGATGGACCAGCACAGCATATGGCAAATGTAGTAATGAAAGTAGATATATGCGAAAAGTTTATTAATATGGATATAGAAAAGGCACTTAATGAGCTTTCAGATTTAAAAACAGCGGTTAAGGCAGCTCTGAAAGAAGTTAGAAATATAATTTATGACTTAAGACCTATGCTGTTAGAAGAGGTAGGATTAAATCAGACAATTAATGATACAGTAGTTACAATTCTTAAGGATACAAAGATTGAAGTTGAATTTACATTAAAGCCTGTAAAAAAAGAAATTGAACCAATTATTCAAGTAGCTGTTTATAGAATAGTTCAGGAAGTCTTTAATAATATTAAGAAACATTCGTATGCAATGCATGCAAAAGTAAAATTGGATTTTGGAACAAAATATTTAATACTTATTATTTCAGATGATGGAATAGGTTTTGATGTAAAAGAAACCTTAAAGAAAGTTAGATGCAATGCTGAATCCTTTGGACTTATTGGAATTCATGATAGAGTATATCAGCTCCAAGGCGAGCTAAAAATAAAATCTTCACTTGGGAGCGGAACTATTTGTATTATTAAGCTTCCAATTAATAGAGAGGTGATAAAGGATGAAAGCAGCAGAGATTAG
- a CDS encoding TVP38/TMEM64 family protein produces the protein MNKSKISLICKILIALLGVLTVILIIKYLPNILAVTVSLDKFRNYIISLGSFGSVAFISFQILQTIIAPIPGEVIQVAGGYIYGTTLGVIFSTIGLLVGAVIAFYFTRFIGASFIERLMTKKNAKWMVDIMKSKKFSAILFIIFLIPGLPKDFLIYIAGLTPIKALKFFQILLLSRIPWLFVSASIGSNLHCGNYISTIIISIISLVSFVLGLLYKDKLINKLSCNKNLKESFKINQFNSVN, from the coding sequence ATGAATAAATCTAAAATTTCTTTAATTTGTAAAATACTAATAGCTTTACTTGGCGTTTTAACAGTTATATTAATCATAAAATATTTACCAAATATCCTTGCAGTTACTGTATCCCTTGATAAATTTAGGAATTATATAATTTCACTAGGCAGTTTTGGATCTGTTGCTTTCATTTCCTTCCAAATACTTCAGACAATTATTGCTCCAATTCCTGGAGAGGTAATTCAAGTTGCTGGTGGATATATTTACGGCACGACTTTGGGTGTGATTTTTTCAACAATAGGACTACTGGTTGGAGCTGTTATTGCCTTTTATTTTACTAGGTTTATAGGCGCCTCTTTTATAGAAAGGCTAATGACTAAGAAAAATGCTAAATGGATGGTAGATATTATGAAAAGCAAAAAATTTTCTGCTATACTATTTATTATTTTTCTAATTCCTGGACTACCAAAAGATTTTTTAATATATATTGCAGGATTAACACCTATAAAAGCACTAAAGTTTTTTCAAATTTTACTCCTTAGTAGAATTCCATGGCTTTTTGTATCTGCAAGTATTGGATCCAATCTTCATTGTGGTAATTATATATCAACAATAATTATATCAATAATATCCTTAGTATCATTTGTTTTAGGATTGCTTTACAAAGACAAGCTTATAAATAAGCTTTCATGTAATAAAAACCTTAAAGAATCCT